From Paenibacillus graminis, a single genomic window includes:
- a CDS encoding carbohydrate-binding protein — MIKKVPARAVSLLVVFAVFLSLFFTALPPASAAARGAWAPNTAYAVNDTVTYSGGTYTCLQAHTSLTGWEPPNVPALWKSGSTTTPTPTPTTPPATNGVTFYADINYGGNAVTLGVGNYVLSQLNASGIPNDWMSSLKVPNGWTVEVYENDNFGGAKWTYTASSSWVGDSVNDMMTSVKIYTGSTPPSVSKPSEVPSQIWTYVMNADNAFGNGGDYALLLSAVIKKESSFGAGLPGSPSAGDGLMQVEPNTRNAYLSQFSAKFGRAYNHSSEQDQVYLGALILNEKIVRFGNIYNGLLHYNGGDNWYPGATDSYGRPILADQYANAVYATYKGYGGKN, encoded by the coding sequence ATGATTAAAAAAGTTCCAGCCAGGGCCGTATCCCTTTTGGTAGTATTCGCAGTATTTCTATCCCTGTTCTTCACAGCCTTACCACCGGCAAGCGCGGCCGCCAGAGGAGCGTGGGCTCCCAATACGGCATATGCAGTAAATGATACAGTCACCTATAGCGGTGGTACTTACACCTGTCTTCAGGCACATACTTCCCTCACCGGCTGGGAGCCGCCCAATGTTCCTGCACTGTGGAAGAGCGGCAGCACCACAACGCCGACACCGACGCCCACAACACCCCCGGCAACGAATGGAGTCACATTCTATGCAGACATTAACTATGGCGGCAACGCAGTAACCCTTGGCGTAGGCAATTATGTATTGTCTCAGCTGAATGCTTCAGGAATTCCGAATGACTGGATGTCCTCGCTCAAGGTTCCTAACGGCTGGACGGTTGAAGTCTATGAGAATGATAATTTTGGAGGAGCCAAATGGACCTATACTGCCAGTTCATCCTGGGTCGGCGACAGTGTCAATGACATGATGACTTCGGTTAAGATCTATACGGGTTCAACGCCTCCTTCTGTAAGCAAGCCTTCCGAAGTTCCAAGCCAAATCTGGACCTATGTAATGAATGCAGACAATGCCTTCGGTAATGGCGGAGATTATGCTCTATTGCTGAGTGCGGTGATCAAGAAGGAAAGCAGCTTCGGAGCAGGTCTGCCGGGCAGTCCATCAGCCGGCGACGGATTGATGCAGGTAGAACCTAACACACGCAATGCCTATTTATCTCAATTCAGCGCCAAATTTGGCCGCGCCTATAATCACAGCAGTGAACAGGATCAGGTATACCTGGGCGCATTGATCCTGAATGAGAAGATTGTCAGATTCGGAAATATATACAACGGACTGCTGCACTATAACGGAGGGGACAACTGGTATCCAGGCGCAACGGATTCCTATGGCCGCCCTATTCTGGCAGATCAATATGCCAATGCCGTCTACGCTACATATAAGGGGTATGGCGGGAAGAATTAA
- a CDS encoding cache domain-containing sensor histidine kinase codes for MKKLLSHQSLLKKFRAVKSLAFRPNMPLRRKILISNILIVLLALVIFVLSIHRIVFNQTLRRTSASSQQEVNLVSQSMETVFQSVQNFSKFALINQDTQNVLSRDTGADGDVSALKSIHNTLAAMLETEPNIDSVIIESIGGDLYYTSNLTGVTSQSLAIYPKDKIDAAKGGAVWVDTLKPSFLSGMTERNMISVCRVIMSMEKGTPIGYIYVNIDERTLARLYHNEQDNQNPTLVINQEGVVISAYEAALVSRTVEDHSLARWVKSASEGSRTERVGDKRYLVSLQRLDPYGWKVIHLVPTSELTNGYWKIALSIAVFGLISMLSAMVLSVVFARRLTRPLSELSEVIVEVGAGNFERRASAGSQDEVGRLGATFNEMVEHIQDLMLTIETEEKTKRLLELRLLYSQIKPHFLYNTLDTIRAMAVMTNAKEISSILKALGEFYRISLSNGQELIAAAQEKKHLESYLYIQQIRFKKLNYRISFEPGIESCQVPTMLLQPLVENAIHHGIRGMPDGGLCEITGSMERSGEERILCFTVRDNGKGMSEEEQRQIWLSSSEEEEYSFGLKNIQDRIQLRFGEAYGIVLSSEPGHGVEVKVRLPLIMQADEQGEGIAE; via the coding sequence ATGAAGAAGCTACTGTCTCACCAATCCCTCTTGAAGAAATTCCGGGCGGTTAAATCTTTGGCGTTCAGACCGAATATGCCGCTTCGGAGGAAGATTCTAATCAGTAACATCCTTATTGTTCTACTGGCTCTGGTGATATTCGTTCTAAGTATTCATAGAATTGTCTTTAATCAGACGCTGCGCAGAACTTCAGCCAGCTCGCAGCAGGAAGTGAACCTGGTAAGCCAGTCTATGGAGACCGTGTTCCAATCGGTTCAGAACTTCTCGAAATTTGCTTTGATTAACCAGGATACACAGAATGTGCTTAGCCGGGATACCGGAGCAGACGGGGATGTCTCCGCGCTAAAATCCATACATAACACGCTGGCTGCAATGCTGGAGACAGAGCCTAATATCGACTCGGTCATTATCGAATCGATCGGGGGTGATCTCTACTATACCTCCAACCTGACCGGTGTGACTTCGCAGAGTCTCGCCATCTATCCCAAAGATAAGATTGATGCGGCAAAAGGCGGTGCGGTCTGGGTAGATACGCTGAAGCCTTCATTTCTGTCGGGGATGACTGAGAGGAATATGATTAGTGTGTGCAGAGTTATTATGAGCATGGAGAAGGGGACGCCGATCGGTTATATTTATGTCAATATTGACGAACGGACGCTCGCCCGGCTGTACCATAATGAACAGGATAATCAGAATCCTACCCTGGTCATCAACCAGGAGGGAGTGGTGATCTCCGCGTATGAAGCTGCACTCGTCAGCCGCACCGTTGAGGATCACTCGCTTGCCCGGTGGGTGAAGTCGGCATCTGAAGGAAGCCGGACCGAGCGGGTGGGAGACAAGCGCTATCTGGTATCCTTACAAAGGCTTGATCCCTATGGCTGGAAGGTAATCCACCTTGTTCCCACCTCGGAATTGACCAACGGATATTGGAAGATCGCCTTATCCATAGCCGTTTTCGGGCTGATCAGCATGCTGTCCGCCATGGTCCTGTCGGTTGTATTTGCGCGCCGGCTGACCAGGCCCCTTAGCGAGCTCAGTGAGGTTATTGTTGAGGTGGGGGCCGGAAATTTTGAGAGACGCGCATCTGCCGGCAGCCAGGATGAAGTAGGCAGGCTGGGTGCGACATTTAATGAAATGGTCGAGCATATTCAGGACTTGATGCTAACCATTGAAACGGAAGAGAAGACCAAGCGGCTGCTGGAGCTGAGGCTGCTGTATTCGCAGATCAAACCGCATTTTCTATATAATACGCTGGACACGATCCGTGCGATGGCTGTGATGACGAATGCTAAGGAGATTAGCAGTATCTTGAAGGCGCTTGGGGAGTTCTACCGGATTTCACTTAGCAACGGACAGGAATTGATTGCGGCTGCACAGGAGAAGAAGCATCTGGAGAGCTATCTGTACATTCAGCAGATCCGCTTCAAAAAGCTGAATTACCGGATTTCGTTTGAACCGGGAATTGAGTCCTGCCAAGTCCCCACGATGCTGCTCCAGCCTCTGGTCGAGAATGCGATTCACCATGGAATCAGAGGGATGCCGGACGGAGGTTTATGTGAGATTACCGGCTCTATGGAAAGGTCAGGAGAGGAACGTATTCTGTGCTTTACAGTCCGTGACAACGGCAAAGGCATGAGTGAAGAGGAACAGCGGCAGATCTGGTTAAGTTCCAGTGAAGAAGAGGAGTACAGCTTCGGACTTAAGAATATCCAGGACCGGATTCAGCTGAGATTCGGCGAAGCTTATGGTATCGTCCTGTCATCTGAACCGGGACATGGAGTAGAAGTGAAGGTACGGCTGCCGCTGATTATGCAAGCGGACGAGCAGGGGGAGGGGATCGCTGAATGA
- a CDS encoding response regulator transcription factor gives MRTTAPAARVLIVDDEYYFRQLLIHLIDWTSAGFEVVAEAEDGSEALRIMEEQPVDLIITDIEMPNMNGLDFVKAVRALDSAAKLIFITSYDNFTYAQQAISLGADHYLLKPVDEEAVEQALNTIRAQLQEKWEEERYINRLRIEAGYGGQPAADQTSEDGGRQGSGKRLIHKAAAYVTAHYAEDTLSLQSTASALFVNPSYLSHVFKKETNESFVEYVTNIRLGKAMELLRQGAAAEDASVPKVATIAHQVGYRDPFYFSKCFKKKYGITPNKVYGGTYSGKY, from the coding sequence ATGAGAACTACAGCGCCGGCAGCACGCGTCCTGATCGTAGATGACGAATATTATTTCAGGCAGCTGCTGATCCATTTGATAGACTGGACTTCTGCCGGTTTCGAAGTGGTTGCAGAGGCGGAAGACGGTTCGGAAGCCTTGAGGATCATGGAGGAACAGCCGGTTGATCTGATTATAACAGATATTGAAATGCCGAATATGAACGGGCTCGATTTTGTGAAGGCCGTCCGTGCCTTAGACTCGGCGGCTAAGCTGATTTTCATCACAAGCTATGATAACTTCACCTATGCCCAGCAGGCGATCTCGCTCGGAGCGGACCATTATTTGCTGAAGCCCGTTGATGAGGAGGCGGTTGAACAGGCGCTGAATACCATCCGTGCGCAGTTGCAGGAGAAATGGGAAGAGGAACGCTACATTAACCGGTTGCGGATAGAGGCGGGTTACGGGGGGCAGCCGGCCGCGGACCAGACTTCTGAGGATGGAGGACGCCAGGGCAGCGGGAAACGGCTGATCCACAAAGCAGCTGCGTATGTGACTGCACATTATGCCGAGGATACCTTATCGCTTCAGAGCACAGCGAGTGCCCTCTTCGTGAATCCGAGCTACTTAAGTCATGTCTTCAAGAAGGAGACTAACGAGTCTTTCGTGGAGTATGTGACGAATATCCGCCTGGGCAAAGCCATGGAGCTGTTGCGCCAGGGGGCGGCCGCCGAGGATGCTTCGGTTCCCAAGGTAGCAACGATCGCCCATCAGGTCGGCTACAGAGATCCGTTCTACTTCAGCAAATGCTTTAAGAAGAAGTACGGAATTACCCCGAATAAAGTATACGGAGGAACCTATTCCGGGAAATATTAA
- a CDS encoding ABC transporter substrate-binding protein, producing the protein MFGKKFGVVAASAALVSVVLTSCGGAEANNGGTQGQEAAATDSKKSVTLWIFDADPMYQSAAEAAAAEIGVELKYEYIQDETYKTKLSVALAANELPDVFQQHAGKSYRTPVLQSKTVAPLNDTLDSTGLGAQFLDNQLVTEEDGNIYSVPSNISTTLVLYYNKKLISELGAAAPATWEDLQALIKTANDKGMIPIALGGKERWQGDLLYDMLVAREDVNAFDKAINGQAKFTDPPFVEAANKVVTLVNSNAFQKGFLGSAYLDAQELFKNDKAVMWIDGSFNFSSLSTAMGDNLGYIAFPKTGAEDVLSATIGFQNAQAPYSLFVNNSSANLDEAKEFAIRLSLKLNDEFVRKGLPGYAKSEVKSESQNKELSAYAADINKTSKTQAMWFGLLSADVGQEYRDLTQALYGGQLTADEFTAQLETLLRTAE; encoded by the coding sequence ATGTTTGGTAAAAAGTTTGGGGTTGTTGCGGCATCCGCCGCGCTCGTCAGTGTAGTGCTTACTTCGTGCGGAGGGGCGGAAGCAAACAATGGGGGAACCCAGGGTCAGGAAGCGGCGGCAACAGATAGTAAGAAATCTGTCACGCTGTGGATTTTCGATGCAGATCCGATGTACCAGTCAGCAGCTGAGGCTGCCGCAGCGGAAATTGGCGTTGAACTGAAGTATGAATACATTCAAGATGAGACCTACAAAACCAAACTGAGTGTTGCGCTTGCCGCCAATGAGCTTCCGGATGTATTCCAGCAGCATGCCGGCAAGTCCTACCGTACCCCTGTTCTGCAGTCAAAGACAGTGGCTCCGCTTAACGATACCCTGGATTCCACGGGTCTGGGCGCACAATTCCTGGACAACCAGCTGGTGACTGAAGAGGATGGCAACATCTATTCGGTTCCTTCTAACATCAGTACAACCCTTGTTCTTTACTATAATAAAAAGCTGATAAGCGAACTTGGCGCTGCTGCTCCAGCAACATGGGAGGATCTTCAGGCGCTGATCAAAACGGCAAACGATAAAGGCATGATTCCCATTGCACTGGGCGGAAAAGAAAGATGGCAAGGAGATCTGCTCTACGATATGCTCGTAGCCCGTGAGGACGTGAACGCCTTCGATAAGGCGATTAACGGACAGGCGAAGTTCACAGATCCACCATTCGTTGAGGCGGCGAATAAGGTGGTCACCCTGGTGAATTCGAATGCCTTCCAGAAAGGCTTCCTCGGCTCCGCTTACCTGGATGCACAAGAGCTGTTCAAGAATGATAAGGCTGTGATGTGGATCGACGGAAGCTTTAACTTCTCCTCCCTGTCTACGGCAATGGGCGACAATCTGGGCTATATTGCGTTCCCTAAAACGGGGGCAGAGGATGTCCTCAGTGCAACCATCGGCTTCCAGAACGCCCAGGCGCCATACTCATTGTTCGTGAACAACAGCTCCGCAAATCTGGATGAAGCGAAGGAATTTGCCATCCGTTTATCTTTGAAGCTTAATGATGAATTTGTCAGAAAAGGTCTCCCTGGGTACGCCAAGAGCGAGGTGAAGTCCGAATCACAGAATAAGGAGCTCTCAGCGTATGCTGCGGATATTAATAAGACCAGCAAAACGCAGGCGATGTGGTTCGGTCTGTTGTCAGCAGATGTAGGCCAGGAATACCGTGATCTGACACAAGCATTATATGGCGGGCAGCTTACAGCCGATGAGTTCACCGCTCAGCTGGAGACGTTGCTGCGTACAGCCGAGTAA
- a CDS encoding carbohydrate ABC transporter permease produces MEKALSNKKIIALFLLPGLTVFLIFYFVPIVMTAYYSLQDWDGINPMTFIGLDNYTKMFTVDKSFWQAVWNSLAFLLVGVFIQLPVSFALALLVSRKMKGRKWFRNIYFFPVVMSTTMVSLLWVKIYDPNIGMLNTLMDTLGLGAWTGAWLGDTKTALLSVLIVTTWHYVGYNMLILFAGMQGIPEQYYEAAKLDGATGWKAVRHITFPLLSDVLRICIVLNVIYALKTFESVYVMTNGGPLNSTTVIALKMFQEAFLKQNFGYGSALAVFMVLECLIISWVLNKILTQEKIEY; encoded by the coding sequence ATGGAAAAAGCGCTCTCTAATAAAAAAATAATCGCGTTGTTTTTATTGCCCGGATTAACTGTTTTTCTGATTTTTTATTTTGTGCCTATTGTGATGACCGCCTACTACAGTCTCCAGGATTGGGATGGCATTAACCCGATGACCTTCATTGGACTGGACAACTACACCAAGATGTTTACGGTGGATAAAAGCTTCTGGCAGGCGGTATGGAATAGCCTTGCTTTCCTGCTGGTAGGCGTGTTTATCCAGCTGCCGGTCTCGTTTGCATTGGCGCTGCTGGTCTCCCGGAAGATGAAGGGACGTAAATGGTTCCGCAATATTTATTTTTTTCCGGTAGTGATGTCAACGACAATGGTCAGCCTGCTGTGGGTCAAAATCTATGATCCGAACATCGGCATGCTGAACACATTGATGGATACCCTTGGACTGGGTGCCTGGACTGGGGCCTGGCTTGGAGATACGAAGACGGCACTGTTGTCCGTCCTGATCGTGACTACCTGGCATTATGTCGGTTACAATATGCTGATCCTGTTCGCCGGGATGCAAGGGATACCGGAGCAGTATTATGAAGCGGCGAAGCTGGACGGAGCGACGGGCTGGAAAGCTGTGCGTCATATTACCTTTCCGCTATTGTCCGATGTGCTGCGGATCTGTATCGTCCTGAATGTGATCTATGCCCTGAAGACGTTCGAAAGTGTGTACGTCATGACTAACGGGGGACCCCTGAATTCAACAACAGTGATTGCGCTGAAAATGTTCCAGGAAGCCTTCCTGAAGCAGAATTTCGGTTATGGCAGTGCGCTTGCGGTATTTATGGTGCTGGAATGCCTCATTATTTCCTGGGTGCTTAATAAAATATTGACCCAAGAGAAAATTGAATATTAA
- a CDS encoding carbohydrate ABC transporter permease, which produces MLRKTKNSSIYILMIIIAVLQLFPLYWLVISAFKDNSEIIGGTVWALPAEWRLSNFTEAWVSAKVNQYFGNSVIVTLVTLMFVLLFASMMAYALTRMKFKYNSLILFILLMGVMVPIHATLIPLFMILKNLGILSSRLSIILPYIAVNLPIGVYMLSAFLRTMPKELEEAACMDGCGVVKSFFKVVLPLLKPPLASVAIFVFLAVWNELLMAATFIQKQELRTLPLGLMNFSGQYSISWGPLAAAMVISTLPILLAYVLFSDQMEKSFTAGAILK; this is translated from the coding sequence ATGCTCAGAAAAACGAAGAATTCAAGCATCTATATCCTGATGATCATTATCGCCGTCCTCCAGCTGTTTCCGCTCTACTGGCTGGTGATCAGTGCATTTAAGGATAATTCGGAGATTATTGGCGGGACAGTCTGGGCGCTTCCTGCAGAGTGGCGCTTAAGCAATTTTACAGAGGCGTGGGTCAGTGCCAAAGTGAATCAATACTTTGGCAACAGTGTGATTGTCACGCTGGTTACACTCATGTTTGTGCTGCTGTTTGCTTCGATGATGGCCTATGCGTTAACACGGATGAAATTCAAATATAACAGTCTCATCTTGTTCATTCTTTTGATGGGCGTGATGGTTCCGATTCATGCTACGCTAATTCCGCTCTTCATGATACTCAAGAATCTGGGGATTCTTAGCTCAAGATTGTCCATTATTCTGCCGTACATTGCGGTGAATTTGCCTATTGGCGTATACATGCTGTCGGCTTTTCTGCGGACCATGCCGAAGGAGCTGGAAGAAGCCGCATGTATGGACGGCTGCGGGGTGGTGAAGTCCTTCTTCAAGGTAGTGCTGCCGCTGCTCAAGCCGCCGCTTGCTTCGGTAGCGATCTTCGTGTTCCTGGCGGTGTGGAATGAGCTCCTGATGGCGGCCACCTTTATTCAAAAGCAAGAGCTGAGGACGCTGCCGCTGGGCCTGATGAATTTCAGCGGTCAATACAGCATCAGCTGGGGGCCGCTCGCAGCAGCTATGGTCATCTCGACATTGCCCATTCTGCTGGCTTATGTGCTGTTCAGTGACCAGATGGAGAAGAGTTTTACCGCAGGGGCGATTCTGAAGTAA
- a CDS encoding bifunctional metallophosphatase/5'-nucleotidase — MTIQAGSSKLLNIVMIATSDLHGNLWGYRYEDGHETTNDGMARVAAYVREVRDSGAEVILIDNGDVFQGNMLTDDIYNKRPDSIHPVSAALNAMGYAAMTLGNHEFNFGLGLIGKFRQELEFPVLAANAAYHSGERFAEPYTLMEIQGVRIAVIGLTNPNIPRWDAGKVDALHFGPMAETAQQMTASLRAEGKADIIVISAHAGMVAEFDEEGGSDSAERITKLVPEADVLLVGHMHITVKERIGDTVIGGPRDRGREVVRFDLTVQLDGARPRVVNKEVSIVDMAGWEPDPEFRKLVAEAHEETMTFSGQGGGVSASAEAGSILGYAAADFQPQAETGGVPAGRLRDTAVITLIQKAMLQASGADVAATSLFADTADLKQGPLTYADVYRIYPFDNVLYVVTVTGQELRAYMEVSATHFNQWQPGDREITANPEVPSYLYDMFAGIDYQIDLSQPAGHRIINVLYQGQPLADTQQLQLAVNNYRYSSLLKASKLVSRAKHWESSCSVRDMLVSYIKEQGTLSPEVDHNWSIVGIG; from the coding sequence ATGACTATACAGGCTGGTTCCAGCAAACTATTGAATATCGTAATGATCGCCACCTCGGATCTTCACGGAAATCTGTGGGGCTACCGGTATGAAGACGGCCACGAGACAACGAATGACGGGATGGCCAGAGTCGCCGCCTATGTCAGGGAAGTCAGGGACAGTGGAGCAGAAGTCATCCTCATAGATAACGGTGACGTGTTCCAGGGGAATATGCTGACGGATGATATCTACAATAAGCGGCCGGATAGTATACATCCGGTCTCGGCGGCGCTGAATGCAATGGGTTATGCGGCCATGACCCTCGGCAACCATGAATTTAATTTCGGGCTTGGCCTGATCGGGAAGTTCAGGCAGGAACTGGAGTTCCCTGTGCTCGCTGCGAATGCCGCATATCACAGCGGAGAACGGTTCGCAGAGCCGTATACGCTAATGGAGATCCAAGGCGTCAGGATCGCCGTGATCGGACTGACTAATCCTAATATTCCGCGCTGGGACGCCGGAAAGGTGGATGCGCTGCACTTTGGCCCCATGGCTGAAACGGCGCAGCAGATGACTGCCTCCCTGAGGGCTGAAGGCAAGGCCGACATTATTGTCATCAGCGCTCATGCGGGAATGGTAGCCGAGTTCGATGAAGAAGGCGGCTCGGATTCCGCTGAGCGCATTACGAAGCTGGTTCCTGAGGCAGATGTGCTGCTCGTCGGGCATATGCATATTACCGTTAAGGAACGGATCGGGGATACCGTTATTGGAGGGCCGCGCGACCGGGGACGGGAGGTGGTCCGCTTCGACCTGACCGTTCAGCTGGATGGTGCAAGGCCCCGGGTGGTGAACAAGGAAGTCTCGATTGTGGATATGGCCGGCTGGGAACCGGACCCTGAATTCCGGAAGCTGGTTGCGGAAGCGCATGAAGAGACGATGACCTTCAGCGGCCAGGGAGGCGGAGTTTCCGCTTCAGCGGAGGCAGGCAGCATCTTGGGGTACGCGGCCGCAGACTTCCAGCCGCAGGCGGAGACGGGTGGAGTACCGGCGGGAAGATTGCGGGATACAGCGGTCATTACGCTGATTCAGAAGGCGATGCTGCAGGCCAGCGGGGCGGATGTTGCCGCCACAAGCCTGTTCGCAGATACGGCGGATTTGAAGCAGGGGCCGTTAACTTACGCTGATGTGTACCGCATCTATCCATTCGACAATGTGCTGTACGTTGTGACTGTAACCGGCCAAGAGCTTAGAGCCTATATGGAAGTCTCGGCAACGCATTTCAACCAGTGGCAGCCGGGTGATCGTGAGATCACTGCCAATCCTGAGGTGCCCAGTTACCTCTATGATATGTTCGCCGGGATCGATTATCAGATCGATCTGTCGCAGCCAGCCGGTCACCGGATCATCAATGTGCTGTACCAAGGCCAACCGCTTGCCGATACCCAGCAGCTGCAGCTTGCCGTCAACAACTACCGCTACAGCAGCTTATTGAAGGCGTCCAAACTGGTCAGCAGGGCCAAACATTGGGAGTCGTCCTGCAGCGTCCGGGATATGCTTGTCAGCTACATCAAGGAACAGGGGACGTTATCGC